A genomic stretch from Thermomonospora umbrina includes:
- a CDS encoding mechanosensitive ion channel family protein, giving the protein MSAFWAWMIFGIAVVVSVTVVEAARRLLAGRLAVRRPGAAEAARRCARPAFAAAVMFSVRAALPSAEYLGGSDADRVIRHLLWIGAVATATWLLMRITYALTDPALNRLTRIEGERNRRARRARTQMLLLRRIAGVAVVIVAVGLVLFSFPAVRALGAGMLASAGVAGLVVGIAARPVLGNLLAGLQLAFSDALRLDDVVVVDGEWGRIEELTLSYVVVLAWDERRIILPVSYFTEQPFENWTRQGSRVVGSVLFHVDWTVPVDDLRTELYRFLRGHPLWDQRDWVLQVTEVLPNGLIQLRALMSAADAASAWDLRCDAREHVVGYLRREHPEALPRFRAELPSGITRA; this is encoded by the coding sequence TTGTCCGCGTTCTGGGCTTGGATGATCTTCGGCATCGCCGTCGTGGTCTCGGTGACCGTGGTGGAGGCCGCCCGCCGGCTGCTGGCGGGACGGCTGGCGGTGCGCCGGCCCGGCGCGGCCGAGGCGGCCCGCAGGTGCGCCCGCCCGGCGTTCGCGGCGGCGGTGATGTTCAGCGTGCGGGCCGCGCTGCCCTCCGCCGAGTACCTCGGCGGGTCCGACGCCGACCGGGTGATCCGCCATCTGCTGTGGATCGGGGCGGTCGCCACCGCCACCTGGCTGCTGATGCGGATCACCTACGCGCTGACCGATCCGGCGCTGAACCGGCTGACCAGGATCGAGGGCGAGCGCAACCGCCGCGCCCGCCGGGCCAGGACCCAGATGCTGCTGCTGCGCCGGATCGCCGGCGTGGCAGTGGTGATCGTGGCCGTCGGCCTCGTGCTGTTCTCGTTCCCGGCGGTGCGGGCGCTCGGCGCGGGGATGCTGGCCTCGGCCGGCGTCGCGGGCCTGGTCGTCGGCATCGCCGCCCGGCCGGTGCTGGGCAACCTGCTGGCCGGCCTGCAACTGGCGTTCAGCGACGCGCTGCGGCTGGACGACGTCGTGGTGGTCGACGGCGAGTGGGGCCGCATCGAGGAGCTGACCCTGTCGTACGTGGTGGTGCTGGCCTGGGACGAGCGGCGCATCATCCTGCCGGTGTCGTACTTCACCGAGCAGCCGTTCGAGAACTGGACGCGGCAGGGCAGCCGGGTGGTCGGCTCGGTGCTGTTCCATGTGGACTGGACGGTGCCGGTGGACGACCTGCGCACGGAGCTGTACCGGTTCCTGCGCGGGCATCCGTTGTGGGACCAGCGGGACTGGGTGCTCCAGGTGACCGAGGTGCTGCCCAACGGTCTGATCCAGCTCCGGGCCCTGATGAGCGCCGCGGACGCCGCCAGCGCGTGGGACCTGCGCTGTGACGCCCGCGAGCACGTCGTCGGCTACCTGCGGCGGGAGCACCCGGAGGCGCTCCCCCGGTTCCGCGCCGAGCTGCCCTCCGGGATCACGCGAGCCTGA
- the rapZ gene encoding RNase adapter RapZ produces MTTEGQQHIPDIVIVTGMSGAGRSTAAKSLEDLDWFVVDNLPPGLLATMADLGGRVRDAVPRIAVVVDVRSRAFTSDLHSSIAELEARGVHPRVIFLEAGDDELVRRFEAVRRPHPLQGDGRLVDGIARERDLVREVRAEADLVLDTSALNVHELRAKIVGFFGTGTGESSLRATVVSFGYKYGLPVDADLVVDCRFLPNPHWVPELRPMNGRDAPVRDYVLGRPGAKEFLDSYTDVLRLLADGYEREGKHYMTLAVGCTGGKHRSVAMAEQLAARLRDTGIEVQVAHRDLGRE; encoded by the coding sequence ATGACCACCGAGGGGCAGCAGCACATACCCGACATCGTCATCGTCACCGGGATGTCCGGGGCGGGCCGGAGCACGGCGGCCAAGTCCCTGGAGGACCTCGACTGGTTCGTGGTCGACAACCTCCCCCCGGGACTGCTGGCGACCATGGCCGACCTGGGCGGCCGGGTCCGGGACGCGGTGCCCCGCATCGCCGTCGTGGTCGACGTGCGCAGCCGGGCCTTCACCAGCGACCTGCACTCCTCCATCGCCGAGCTGGAGGCCCGCGGCGTCCACCCCCGGGTGATCTTCCTGGAGGCGGGCGACGACGAGCTGGTGCGCCGGTTCGAGGCCGTCCGGCGCCCGCACCCGCTGCAGGGCGACGGGCGGCTGGTCGACGGGATCGCCCGGGAGCGCGATCTGGTCCGCGAGGTGCGCGCCGAGGCCGACCTGGTGCTCGACACCAGCGCGCTGAACGTGCACGAGCTGCGGGCCAAGATCGTCGGCTTCTTCGGCACAGGCACCGGCGAGTCCAGCCTGCGGGCGACGGTGGTCTCCTTCGGCTACAAGTACGGCCTGCCGGTCGACGCCGACCTGGTCGTCGACTGCCGGTTCCTGCCCAACCCGCACTGGGTCCCGGAACTGCGCCCCATGAACGGCCGCGACGCCCCCGTCCGCGACTACGTCCTCGGCCGTCCCGGCGCCAAGGAGTTCCTCGACTCCTACACCGACGTGCTGCGCCTGTTGGCCGACGGGTACGAGCGCGAGGGCAAGCACTACATGACCCTGGCCGTCGGCTGCACCGGCGGCAAGCACCGCAGCGTCGCCATGGCCGAGCAACTCGCCGCCCGGCTCCGCGACACCGGCATCGAGGTCCAGGTCGCCCACCGCGACCTCGGCCGCGAGTAA
- the uvrC gene encoding excinuclease ABC subunit UvrC: MADPANYRPAPGSIPDSPGVYRFRDEHDRVIYVGKAKSLRSRLNSYFADFAGLHPRTQTMLQTATRVDWTVVGTEVEALQLEYSWIKEFDPRFNVRYRDDKSYPYLAVTLDEEFPRVMVMRGARRKGVRYFGPYSHAWAIRETVDLLLRVFPVRTCKAGVFKRARQIDRPCLLGYIDKCSAPCVGRVGEAEHRLLAEDFCAFMAGDTTRFIRRIEQDMRAAARVEEYERAARLRDDMRALERALEKQAVVLGEGTDCDVIALAEDQLEAAVQVFYVRGGRIRGQRGWVVDKVEEVTTADLVEHFLIQAYGESESVPREVLVPARPPDAEAMTELLAEQRGGPVHIRVPQRGDKRALLETVGRNAMEALKQHKTRRAGDLTTRSRALQEIQEALELDEAPLRIECYDVSNLQGTHVVASMVVFEDGMARKGEYRRFSIKAVEGQDDVRSIHEVITRRFRRYLAERDKAAREAAEGPEVDAAVDDVLASYGFDDADDAAEGAGARGPVDPETGRARKFAYPPNLVVVDGGPPQVAAAQRALDELGVPEIAVCGLAKRMEEIWLPGDDEPVILPRGGEGLFLMQRLRDEAHRFAITYHRQRRSAALTVSELDDVPGLGPARRTALLKHFGSVRRLRAANAEQIAEVPGIGRQTADVIVTALRGAPTGGPPDSRADGGGS, encoded by the coding sequence GTGGCAGATCCGGCGAACTACCGACCGGCCCCGGGCTCGATCCCCGACTCGCCGGGGGTCTATCGCTTCCGCGACGAGCACGACCGGGTGATCTACGTCGGCAAGGCCAAGAGCCTGCGCTCCCGGCTGAACTCCTACTTCGCCGACTTCGCGGGGCTGCACCCCCGGACCCAGACGATGCTGCAGACCGCCACCCGGGTCGACTGGACGGTGGTCGGCACCGAGGTGGAGGCCCTCCAGCTCGAGTACTCCTGGATCAAGGAGTTCGACCCCCGGTTCAACGTCCGTTACCGCGACGACAAGTCCTACCCGTACCTTGCGGTGACGCTGGACGAGGAGTTTCCGCGGGTGATGGTCATGCGGGGGGCCAGGCGCAAGGGCGTGCGGTACTTCGGGCCCTACTCCCACGCCTGGGCGATCAGGGAGACGGTGGACCTGCTGCTGCGGGTCTTCCCGGTGCGCACCTGCAAGGCCGGCGTGTTCAAGCGGGCCCGGCAGATCGACCGGCCCTGTCTGCTGGGCTACATCGACAAGTGCTCCGCGCCCTGCGTGGGCCGGGTCGGCGAGGCCGAGCACCGGCTGCTGGCCGAGGACTTCTGCGCCTTCATGGCCGGCGACACCACCCGCTTCATCAGGCGCATCGAGCAGGACATGCGCGCCGCCGCCCGGGTCGAGGAGTACGAGCGGGCCGCCCGGCTGCGCGACGACATGCGGGCGCTGGAGCGCGCCCTGGAGAAGCAGGCCGTGGTCCTGGGGGAGGGCACCGACTGCGACGTGATCGCCCTCGCCGAGGACCAGCTCGAGGCCGCCGTCCAGGTGTTCTACGTGCGCGGCGGACGGATCCGCGGCCAGCGCGGCTGGGTGGTCGACAAGGTCGAGGAGGTCACCACCGCCGACCTGGTCGAGCACTTCCTCATCCAGGCCTACGGCGAGAGCGAGTCGGTGCCCCGCGAGGTGCTGGTGCCCGCCCGGCCGCCCGACGCCGAGGCCATGACCGAGCTGCTCGCCGAGCAGCGCGGCGGCCCGGTGCACATCCGGGTGCCGCAGCGCGGCGACAAGCGGGCCCTGCTGGAGACCGTGGGCCGCAACGCCATGGAGGCGCTCAAACAGCACAAGACCCGCCGCGCGGGCGACCTGACCACCCGCAGCCGGGCGCTGCAGGAGATCCAGGAGGCGCTCGAGCTCGACGAGGCCCCCCTGCGGATCGAGTGCTACGACGTCTCCAACCTGCAGGGCACCCACGTGGTGGCCTCCATGGTGGTGTTCGAGGACGGCATGGCCCGCAAGGGCGAGTACCGCCGGTTCAGCATCAAGGCGGTCGAGGGCCAGGACGACGTCCGCTCCATCCACGAGGTGATCACCCGACGGTTCCGGCGCTACCTGGCCGAGCGCGACAAGGCCGCCCGGGAGGCGGCCGAGGGGCCCGAGGTCGATGCCGCCGTCGACGACGTGCTGGCCTCCTACGGCTTCGACGACGCCGACGACGCCGCGGAGGGGGCGGGGGCCCGCGGCCCGGTCGACCCGGAGACCGGACGCGCCCGCAAGTTCGCCTACCCGCCCAACCTGGTCGTGGTCGACGGCGGCCCGCCGCAGGTCGCCGCCGCGCAGCGCGCCCTCGACGAGCTCGGCGTCCCGGAGATCGCGGTCTGCGGGCTCGCCAAGCGGATGGAGGAGATCTGGCTGCCCGGCGACGACGAGCCGGTGATCCTGCCGCGCGGCGGCGAGGGCCTGTTCCTGATGCAGCGGCTGCGCGACGAGGCGCACCGGTTCGCGATCACCTACCACCGGCAGCGGCGCTCGGCGGCCCTGACGGTGAGCGAACTGGACGACGTGCCCGGGCTGGGGCCCGCCCGTCGCACCGCCCTGCTCAAGCACTTCGGCTCGGTGCGGCGGCTGCGGGCCGCCAACGCCGAGCAGATCGCCGAGGTCCCGGGCATCGGACGGCAGACCGCCGACGTGATCGTGACCGCGTTGCGGGGGGCCCCGACGGGGGGCCCGCCGGACTCACGCGCTGATGGGGGAGGCTCATGA
- a CDS encoding Rieske (2Fe-2S) protein, which translates to MTERTPEIDSGSTRRAVLAGAGLLGVAGVAAACGSDDGTAGKAGDVLARTGEIPVGGGKIIKDRKVVVTQPVQGRFKAFDIKCTHQGCPVDSVKGGTINCPCHGSKFAIADGSVKAGPADAPLGGKDITVEGDVIRLA; encoded by the coding sequence ATGACGGAACGGACACCGGAGATCGACTCGGGCAGCACCCGGCGCGCGGTGCTGGCGGGCGCGGGCCTGCTGGGCGTGGCCGGGGTGGCGGCGGCCTGCGGGAGCGACGACGGCACCGCCGGCAAGGCGGGCGACGTGCTGGCGCGGACCGGTGAGATCCCGGTCGGCGGCGGCAAGATCATCAAGGATCGGAAGGTGGTGGTCACCCAGCCGGTCCAGGGGCGGTTCAAGGCGTTCGACATCAAGTGCACCCACCAGGGGTGCCCGGTGGACTCCGTCAAGGGGGGCACCATCAACTGTCCCTGCCACGGCAGCAAGTTCGCCATCGCCGACGGCTCCGTGAAGGCCGGGCCCGCCGACGCGCCGCTCGGCGGCAAGGACATCACCGTCGAGGGCGACGTCATCAGGCTCGCGTGA